The Thiothrix subterranea genome has a segment encoding these proteins:
- a CDS encoding helix-turn-helix domain-containing protein: MQKKYIVRLSDEERQLLEETIKKLRGSGQRVRRAQILLKADVEGANWTDRQIAEAFNCRTKTVENIRQQLVQHGFQQALDGKRREHPPIPTILDGEQEAKIIALRLGSPPAGYANWSLRLLTRHVIELAIVESVSHETLRKMLKKTV; this comes from the coding sequence ATGCAAAAGAAATACATTGTCCGCTTAAGCGATGAAGAGCGTCAGCTCCTTGAAGAAACCATCAAGAAACTCCGTGGCAGTGGACAAAGAGTCCGCCGTGCACAGATTTTGCTGAAAGCTGATGTAGAAGGAGCCAACTGGACAGACCGTCAGATAGCTGAAGCCTTCAACTGCCGGACAAAGACCGTTGAAAATATTCGCCAACAGTTGGTGCAGCACGGTTTTCAGCAGGCATTGGACGGCAAGCGACGTGAACACCCACCCATCCCAACAATACTGGATGGCGAACAAGAGGCGAAGATTATCGCGTTGCGCTTAGGTTCGCCGCCAGCGGGTTATGCCAACTGGTCATTGCGCCTGCTCACCCGCCACGTGATTGAATTGGCGATCGTGGAGTCGGTTAGCCACGAAACCCTACGGAAGATGCTAAAAAAAACGGTATGA
- a CDS encoding 4Fe4S-binding leucine-rich repeat protein yields MSDCATCPHHADRLEKGRCKPGDACVQAMSGRQIERFFRENPDLAQSYTGDDFWERRAIAARYISQQRLLELIDDPDEVVRRVLAYRLPVDELYRLIGDSDREVRITVADRLPAEQLEALVNDHDYLVRKYVARRMPAGRLFRMICDTDREVRMSVARRLPPESLVHCQIQKLGF; encoded by the coding sequence ATGAGTGATTGCGCCACCTGCCCGCACCATGCGGATAGGCTGGAAAAAGGCCGCTGCAAACCGGGCGATGCTTGCGTACAAGCGATGAGCGGGCGGCAAATCGAACGCTTTTTCCGCGAAAACCCCGATTTGGCGCAAAGCTATACCGGGGATGATTTTTGGGAACGGCGGGCGATTGCCGCACGGTACATTTCCCAACAACGCCTGCTGGAACTGATTGATGACCCGGATGAGGTGGTACGCCGCGTGTTGGCTTACCGCTTGCCTGTGGATGAGTTGTATCGGCTAATTGGCGATAGTGACCGCGAAGTGCGCATTACCGTTGCCGACCGTTTGCCTGCGGAACAGCTCGAAGCACTGGTCAATGACCACGATTATTTGGTGCGCAAATACGTGGCGCGGCGGATGCCTGCCGGACGTTTGTTCCGCATGATTTGTGACACCGACCGCGAAGTACGCATGAGTGTTGCCCGCCGTTTGCCGCCGGAAAGTCTAGTGCATTGCCAAATTCAGAAATTAGGGTTTTAA
- a CDS encoding DUF6129 family protein — MMTPEQLASVVEQVTQHGLADSNLTYLRAHFPELHFTWCMDDDVCGPQPAAQGKGFNVYLVDSSNHCLCFTPSLEAASGVVIAELGEDDE; from the coding sequence ATGATGACCCCGGAACAGCTTGCCAGTGTGGTGGAACAGGTCACACAACACGGCTTGGCTGACAGCAATCTGACCTACTTGCGGGCGCATTTCCCCGAACTGCATTTTACTTGGTGCATGGATGACGACGTGTGTGGCCCGCAACCTGCCGCACAAGGCAAGGGTTTCAACGTCTATCTGGTGGATAGCAGCAACCATTGCCTGTGCTTCACGCCGAGTCTGGAAGCGGCAAGCGGCGTGGTGATCGCTGAACTGGGTGAGGATGATGAGTGA
- a CDS encoding NifB/NifX family molybdenum-iron cluster-binding protein: MSNIPTPLPYTDGDMPDSIRVACASNSGDLLNGHFGSCERFLVYQVSQTAYRLIDVRDVGDDEAEEDKNAYRASLILDCQVLFIASVGGPAAAKIIKKGIHPIKQVTVVPTSELLEKLQSALANPSPWLGKVMGKDAQARARFSGDDDDDELLEAEG; the protein is encoded by the coding sequence ATGAGCAATATCCCGACTCCCCTGCCCTATACCGATGGCGACATGCCGGATTCGATCCGTGTCGCGTGCGCGTCTAACAGCGGCGACCTGCTGAACGGGCATTTTGGTTCTTGCGAACGCTTTCTGGTGTATCAGGTATCGCAAACTGCATACCGTCTGATCGACGTGCGCGACGTCGGCGACGATGAAGCCGAAGAAGATAAAAATGCCTACCGCGCTAGTTTGATTCTGGATTGCCAAGTCTTGTTCATCGCCTCGGTCGGTGGCCCCGCTGCCGCCAAAATCATTAAGAAAGGCATTCACCCGATCAAGCAAGTGACGGTTGTACCCACCAGCGAATTGCTGGAAAAGCTGCAATCGGCATTGGCAAACCCTTCACCGTGGTTGGGCAAAGTCATGGGCAAGGATGCGCAAGCACGCGCCCGTTTCTCTGGCGATGACGACGATGATGAACTGCTTGAGGCCGAAGGATGA
- a CDS encoding 4Fe-4S binding protein, with protein sequence MALKIDRNICTSCGDCEPKCPTKSIKPFKGAYKIVEDTCTECEGEFDEPQCLKVCMEDGCIEYV encoded by the coding sequence ATGGCTTTGAAAATTGACAGAAACATTTGTACCTCGTGCGGCGATTGCGAACCCAAATGCCCCACCAAATCCATCAAGCCGTTCAAAGGCGCTTACAAAATCGTTGAAGACACCTGCACCGAGTGCGAAGGCGAGTTCGACGAGCCACAGTGCCTGAAAGTGTGCATGGAAGATGGCTGCATCGAATACGTTTAA
- the nifT gene encoding putative nitrogen fixation protein NifT, protein MPNVMIRRKPDGNLQFYVAKQDMEETVATVEKDTAEEWGGTVELTDGSKWYIDPISPPPAFPTTLRFKRG, encoded by the coding sequence ATGCCTAACGTGATGATCCGCCGCAAGCCCGATGGCAACTTGCAATTTTATGTCGCCAAACAAGACATGGAAGAAACGGTTGCGACAGTCGAGAAAGATACGGCGGAAGAATGGGGTGGCACTGTCGAGTTAACTGATGGTTCCAAGTGGTACATCGACCCGATCAGCCCCCCACCCGCTTTTCCGACCACGCTGCGTTTCAAGCGCGGCTGA
- the nifK gene encoding nitrogenase molybdenum-iron protein subunit beta — protein MSQAVDNIQPSYPLFRNDEYKASIKNKQDNYEERHSDEKIQETFLWSTTKEYQDLNFAREALTVNPAKACQPLGAVLCALGFEKTLPYVHGSQGCVAYFRTYFNRHFKEPISCVSDSMTEDAAVFGGQKNMYDGLENAKAMYKPDMIAVSTTCMAEVIGDDLNAFIGNSRKEGHIPADYPVPFAHTPSFVGSHTTGWDNMFEGIARYFTLNHMEGKEVGSNGKINLVPGFETYLGNFRVIKRMMADMGVDATLLSDPTEVLDTPADGTFRMYAGGTTMDEVKDAPNAYDTLLLQPWQLEKTKKFVQGTWKHTAPKINIPMGLDWTDDFLMKVSEITGKPISDKLLTERGRLVDMLTDSHAWLHGKKFGLYGDADFVLGMTKFLLEVGAEPTHILCSHANKRWKKEVEALLASSPYGTNCEVHISKDLWHFRSLMFTNKPDFMIGNSYGKFIQRDTLHKGKEFEVPLIRIGFPIFDRHHMHRDTTLGYEGAIYMLRTLTNAVLERLDEETRGMGTTDYNYDLVR, from the coding sequence ATGAGCCAAGCTGTTGATAACATCCAACCCAGCTACCCTTTGTTCCGCAATGACGAGTACAAAGCCAGTATTAAAAACAAGCAGGATAACTACGAAGAGCGTCACTCCGACGAAAAGATTCAGGAAACTTTCTTGTGGTCTACCACCAAGGAATATCAGGATCTGAACTTTGCGCGTGAAGCCCTGACCGTTAACCCGGCGAAAGCCTGCCAACCCTTAGGCGCGGTACTGTGCGCACTCGGCTTTGAGAAAACCTTGCCGTATGTGCACGGTTCACAAGGTTGCGTGGCGTATTTCCGTACTTACTTCAACCGCCATTTCAAAGAGCCGATTTCGTGCGTTTCTGACTCCATGACAGAAGATGCAGCGGTTTTCGGTGGTCAGAAGAACATGTATGACGGTCTGGAAAACGCCAAGGCGATGTACAAACCGGACATGATCGCGGTTTCCACCACCTGCATGGCGGAAGTTATCGGTGACGACTTGAATGCGTTCATCGGCAACTCTCGCAAAGAAGGGCATATCCCGGCGGATTACCCCGTGCCATTCGCGCATACCCCTAGCTTCGTCGGTTCGCACACCACGGGTTGGGACAATATGTTTGAAGGCATTGCCCGCTATTTCACCCTGAACCACATGGAAGGCAAGGAAGTCGGCAGCAACGGCAAGATCAACCTTGTGCCGGGTTTCGAGACTTACTTGGGCAACTTCCGCGTGATCAAGCGCATGATGGCGGACATGGGTGTGGACGCCACGCTGCTGTCTGACCCGACTGAAGTGCTGGATACGCCTGCTGACGGCACATTCCGCATGTACGCGGGCGGCACAACAATGGATGAAGTCAAAGACGCGCCCAATGCGTATGACACTTTGTTGCTGCAACCTTGGCAGTTGGAAAAGACCAAGAAGTTTGTGCAAGGCACGTGGAAACACACTGCGCCTAAAATCAACATCCCGATGGGTCTGGACTGGACAGATGATTTCCTGATGAAAGTCTCCGAAATCACTGGCAAGCCTATTTCTGACAAGCTGCTGACTGAACGTGGTCGTTTGGTCGATATGCTGACCGACTCCCACGCTTGGTTGCATGGCAAGAAATTTGGTCTCTACGGCGATGCGGATTTCGTGCTGGGTATGACTAAGTTCCTGCTGGAAGTCGGTGCAGAACCTACCCACATCCTCTGCTCCCATGCCAACAAGCGTTGGAAAAAGGAAGTAGAAGCACTGCTGGCTTCTTCCCCTTACGGCACAAACTGCGAAGTTCACATCAGCAAAGACTTGTGGCATTTCCGTTCACTGATGTTCACCAACAAGCCGGACTTCATGATTGGCAACAGCTACGGCAAGTTCATCCAACGTGACACGCTGCACAAAGGCAAAGAGTTTGAAGTACCGTTGATCCGCATCGGCTTCCCAATCTTCGACCGCCACCACATGCACCGCGACACCACACTGGGTTATGAAGGTGCAATATACATGTTGCGCACCTTGACCAATGCAGTGTTGGAGCGTCTGGACGAGGAAACTCGTGGGATGGGGACTACGGATTATAACTACGACTTGGTTCGTTAA
- the nifD gene encoding nitrogenase molybdenum-iron protein alpha chain: MTNLTREETEALIAEVLEIYPEKAKKDRAKHLTVNDQSIEQSKKCITSNRKSLPGVMTVRGCAYAGSKGVVWGPIKDMIHISHGPVGCGQYSRAGRRNYYVGTTGINTFGTMNFTSDFQEKDIVFGGDKKLAKIMNEIEGLFPLAKGISVQSECPIGLIGDDIEAVSKKASKELNKPVVPVRCEGFRGVSQSLGHHIANDAIRDWVLDKRDGDNSFVGTPYDVSIIGDYNIGGDAWSSRTLLEEMGLRVVSQWSGDGTLAEMELTPKVKLNLLHCYRSMNYISRHMEEKYGIPWVEYNFFGPTKIAESLRKIAGYFDDTIKEGAERVIERYKAQYDAVIAKYRPRLEGKRVMLYVGGLRPRHVIGAYEDLGMEVVGTGYEFAHNDDYDRTIKDMGNATLIYDDVTGYEFEEFVKKVKPDLIGAGIKEKYIFQKMGIPFRQMHSWDYSGPYHGYDGFAIFARDMDMTLNNPCWGKMKAPWIKDEAAPAIAAAA, from the coding sequence ATGACGAACCTGACCCGCGAAGAAACCGAAGCCCTCATTGCCGAGGTTTTGGAAATTTATCCCGAAAAGGCGAAAAAAGACCGCGCCAAGCATTTGACTGTCAACGACCAAAGCATCGAACAGTCCAAAAAGTGCATTACCTCCAACCGCAAATCCCTGCCCGGCGTAATGACCGTGCGTGGTTGCGCCTACGCCGGTTCTAAAGGTGTAGTGTGGGGGCCGATCAAGGACATGATCCACATTTCTCACGGCCCGGTCGGTTGCGGACAATATTCCCGCGCTGGTCGCCGTAACTATTATGTTGGTACTACCGGTATCAACACCTTCGGCACGATGAACTTCACCTCTGACTTCCAAGAGAAAGACATTGTATTCGGCGGCGACAAAAAGCTCGCCAAAATCATGAACGAAATCGAAGGCTTGTTCCCATTGGCGAAAGGCATTTCTGTTCAATCTGAATGCCCCATCGGTTTGATCGGTGACGACATCGAAGCCGTTTCCAAGAAAGCTTCCAAAGAACTCAACAAGCCAGTCGTACCGGTACGTTGCGAAGGCTTCCGGGGCGTTTCCCAATCCTTAGGCCACCACATTGCTAACGACGCAATCCGTGATTGGGTGCTGGATAAGCGCGACGGCGACAACAGCTTTGTTGGCACTCCGTATGACGTTTCCATCATCGGCGACTACAACATCGGCGGTGACGCATGGTCTTCCCGCACCTTGTTGGAAGAAATGGGTCTGCGCGTGGTTTCCCAATGGTCTGGTGACGGCACGCTAGCTGAAATGGAACTGACCCCTAAAGTGAAGCTGAACCTGCTGCACTGCTACCGTTCCATGAACTACATCAGCCGCCACATGGAAGAGAAGTACGGTATTCCTTGGGTTGAATACAACTTCTTTGGCCCGACCAAAATCGCCGAATCCCTGCGTAAGATTGCGGGCTACTTCGACGACACCATCAAGGAAGGCGCAGAGCGCGTGATTGAGCGTTACAAAGCCCAATACGATGCAGTCATTGCCAAATACCGTCCACGTCTGGAAGGCAAGCGCGTCATGCTGTACGTCGGTGGCTTGCGCCCACGTCACGTTATCGGTGCGTATGAAGACCTTGGCATGGAAGTCGTGGGTACTGGTTACGAGTTCGCGCATAACGACGACTACGACCGTACTATCAAAGACATGGGCAACGCGACCCTGATCTATGACGACGTGACTGGCTACGAATTTGAAGAATTCGTCAAAAAGGTCAAACCGGATCTGATCGGTGCAGGCATCAAGGAAAAGTACATCTTCCAGAAAATGGGTATCCCATTCCGCCAAATGCACTCTTGGGACTACTCCGGCCCTTATCACGGCTATGACGGCTTCGCCATCTTCGCCCGTGACATGGACATGACGCTGAACAACCCTTGCTGGGGCAAGATGAAAGCGCCGTGGATCAAGGACGAAGCAGCACCAGCGATTGCTGCTGCTGCGTAA
- the nifH gene encoding nitrogenase iron protein, with the protein MALRQCAIYGKGGIGKSTTTQNLVAGLAEAGKKVMIVGCDPKADSTRLILHAKAQNSIMEMAANAGSVEDLELEDVLKVGYRDIKCVESGGPEPGVGCAGRGVITAINFLEEEGAYEEDLDFVFYDVLGDVVCGGFAMPIRENKAQEIYIVCSGEMMAMYAANNIAKGIVKYANSGGVRLAGLICNSRNTAREDELIMELARQLGTHMIHFVPRDNVVQRAEIRRMTVIEYEPTAKQAQQYRDLANKIINNTKFVIPTPITMDALEELLMQFGLMDEEDESIVGKTAAEEVA; encoded by the coding sequence ATGGCACTACGTCAATGTGCAATCTACGGCAAAGGCGGCATCGGCAAGTCTACCACAACCCAGAATCTGGTTGCAGGTCTGGCTGAAGCAGGTAAGAAAGTCATGATCGTTGGCTGTGACCCTAAAGCAGACTCCACACGTTTGATCCTGCACGCTAAAGCCCAAAACTCCATCATGGAAATGGCAGCAAACGCAGGCAGCGTGGAAGACCTCGAACTCGAAGACGTACTGAAAGTCGGCTACCGCGACATCAAATGCGTTGAATCCGGCGGTCCAGAGCCAGGTGTTGGCTGTGCAGGTCGTGGGGTTATCACCGCCATCAACTTCTTGGAAGAAGAAGGCGCGTATGAAGAAGACCTCGACTTCGTATTCTATGACGTACTCGGTGACGTTGTGTGCGGTGGTTTCGCCATGCCCATCCGTGAAAACAAAGCGCAAGAAATCTACATCGTTTGCTCCGGCGAAATGATGGCGATGTACGCAGCGAACAACATCGCCAAAGGTATCGTGAAATACGCCAACTCCGGCGGCGTGCGTTTGGCTGGTCTGATCTGCAACTCCCGTAACACTGCTCGTGAAGACGAGCTGATCATGGAACTGGCTCGCCAGCTCGGCACACACATGATCCACTTTGTCCCGCGTGACAACGTTGTACAACGTGCTGAAATCCGCCGCATGACCGTTATCGAATACGAGCCAACAGCGAAACAAGCACAACAGTACCGTGATTTGGCTAACAAGATCATCAACAACACCAAGTTCGTGATCCCAACTCCAATCACGATGGATGCGTTGGAAGAACTGCTGATGCAATTCGGCCTGATGGACGAAGAAGACGAATCCATCGTCGGCAAGACGGCTGCTGAAGAAGTCGCTTAA
- a CDS encoding NAD(+)--dinitrogen-reductase ADP-D-ribosyltransferase produces MKMTGVDSSRVPDNSDTFCMGKDSAFLPFNRCNLPARILGSLSFQQHPVPLTLDGVATLHRSLFTHLQAIPDAAARAQRFMDYMTVHFCLEALEEAGLDAGGKQKRANANYLRVLRGWGFDSSGREGAVLKGWVESRFGLAVQYHQGNFLLDRCKGLYGTNALESQLDLVYTYCQYELALLHSLQSHLTLYRGVNALDEYRVLKRDGKRAVVLMNNVSSFTHSRERADEFGDYVIEARVPLVKVLGYYDLLPKLLRGEGEFLVVGGVYEVSINMH; encoded by the coding sequence ATGAAGATGACAGGTGTTGATTCCAGTCGTGTTCCCGACAATTCCGACACGTTTTGTATGGGTAAAGACAGTGCTTTCCTGCCATTCAACCGTTGTAACCTGCCCGCTCGCATCCTCGGTAGCCTGAGTTTCCAGCAACATCCCGTGCCATTAACCCTTGATGGGGTGGCAACTTTGCATCGTTCCCTGTTTACCCACCTGCAAGCTATACCGGATGCGGCGGCGCGGGCGCAACGTTTTATGGATTACATGACGGTACATTTTTGTTTGGAGGCGTTGGAAGAGGCGGGGCTGGATGCTGGCGGCAAGCAAAAGCGTGCCAATGCCAATTATCTGCGGGTGTTGCGTGGCTGGGGGTTTGATTCCAGCGGGCGCGAGGGTGCGGTGTTGAAGGGCTGGGTGGAATCGCGCTTTGGGCTGGCGGTGCAATACCATCAGGGCAATTTCCTGCTGGATCGTTGCAAGGGGTTGTATGGCACGAATGCGCTGGAAAGCCAGCTTGACCTTGTTTATACGTATTGTCAGTATGAATTGGCTTTGTTGCATTCGCTACAATCGCACCTGACCTTGTATCGCGGGGTGAATGCGCTGGATGAGTACCGGGTGTTGAAGCGTGATGGCAAGCGGGCGGTGGTGCTGATGAATAATGTCAGTTCCTTTACCCACAGCCGCGAGCGGGCGGATGAATTTGGGGATTACGTGATTGAAGCGCGAGTGCCGCTGGTGAAGGTGTTGGGGTATTACGATTTGTTGCCGAAGTTGTTGCGGGGAGAAGGGGAGTTTTTGGTGGTGGGTGGGGTGTATGAAGTGAGCATCAATATGCACTAG